The following are encoded together in the Xanthobacter autotrophicus Py2 genome:
- a CDS encoding Ornithine decarboxylase (PFAM: Orn/Lys/Arg decarboxylase major region; Orn/Lys/Arg decarboxylase domain protein~KEGG: rpe:RPE_3166 ornithine decarboxylase) produces MDYFKRFNFLFATPVFDAEDLEGARYNQIVAEIERSGFEVVKARNLEDAEIAVQTDAAIGCMLVDWGKKGLEGKTAALINLMRRRGLDFPILLLIRRKRFEDVPVEVLDFIDGYVFLSEETPAFIAKNLISRLKQYAETLKTPFFGALVDYAEEGNQLWTCPGHNGGVFYSRSPIGRVFMEHLGEAVFRDDLDNSVLDLGDLLTHEGPALAAQKEAAKIFGAEKTYFVLNGTSTSNKVALSALVTDGDLVLFDRNNHKAAHHGALMISGGIPVYVPTVRNAHGLIGPMDFAALDETALRERIRTHPLVKDPDAWQKPRPFRVAVVEQCTYDGTIHNAEMILKAIGHLTDYILFDEAWAGFMKFHPLYAGRFAMGLADLGPDAPGIIATQSTHKQLASFSQASQIHMKDRHITGQKRRVEHRRFNESFMQHASTSPFYPLFASLDVGAQMMKGRSGEVLWDDTIRLGIELRKKIRAVRREFEEKELRPERRWFFEPFVPDRVAIPDVSSPGAVHEVPWESVATDLLATNPAFWHLTPGASWHGFEGMAAGFAMTDPNKLTLLTPGFDRATGAYAEHGIPAPVVAQYLRENRIVAEKNDLNSLLFLLTPGVEASKAGTLISGLVAFKKLHDENALLEEAIPEFFRRRPARYGGVRLRDLCGEMHRFFRAANVSALQAMQFSAAHLPDIALSPHDAARCLVRNDVDYLPIDAISGRIATTPFVVYPPGIATIVPGERLTERAKPMIDYLKMFEASFNTFPGFDVEIQGLYRETDASGRVRLHTYVVAE; encoded by the coding sequence ATGGACTATTTCAAGCGATTCAACTTCCTGTTCGCGACCCCGGTGTTCGACGCCGAGGATCTGGAGGGCGCCCGCTACAACCAGATCGTCGCGGAGATCGAGCGTTCCGGCTTCGAGGTGGTGAAGGCGCGCAACCTCGAAGACGCCGAGATCGCGGTGCAGACCGATGCCGCCATCGGCTGCATGCTGGTGGACTGGGGCAAGAAGGGGCTGGAGGGCAAGACCGCCGCCCTCATCAACCTGATGCGCCGGCGCGGCCTCGACTTCCCCATCCTCCTGCTGATCCGCCGCAAGCGCTTCGAGGATGTGCCGGTGGAGGTGCTGGACTTCATCGACGGCTACGTCTTCCTCTCCGAGGAAACCCCCGCCTTCATCGCCAAGAACCTCATCAGCCGGCTCAAGCAATATGCCGAGACGCTGAAGACCCCCTTCTTCGGCGCGCTGGTGGACTATGCCGAAGAGGGCAACCAGCTGTGGACCTGCCCCGGGCACAATGGCGGCGTGTTCTATTCCCGCAGCCCCATCGGCCGGGTGTTCATGGAGCATCTGGGCGAGGCGGTGTTCCGCGACGACCTCGACAATTCCGTGCTCGACCTCGGCGACCTCCTGACCCACGAGGGCCCGGCGCTGGCGGCGCAGAAGGAGGCGGCGAAGATCTTCGGCGCCGAGAAGACCTATTTCGTCCTCAACGGCACCTCCACCTCCAACAAGGTTGCGCTTTCGGCCCTCGTCACCGACGGCGACCTGGTGCTGTTCGACCGCAACAACCACAAGGCCGCCCACCACGGCGCGCTGATGATCTCCGGCGGCATCCCGGTCTATGTGCCCACCGTGCGCAACGCCCATGGCCTCATCGGCCCCATGGACTTCGCCGCGCTGGACGAGACCGCCCTGCGCGAGCGCATCCGCACCCATCCCCTGGTGAAGGATCCGGACGCGTGGCAGAAACCGCGCCCGTTCCGGGTGGCGGTGGTGGAGCAGTGCACCTATGACGGCACCATCCACAATGCCGAGATGATCCTCAAGGCCATCGGCCACCTCACCGACTACATCCTGTTCGACGAGGCCTGGGCGGGCTTCATGAAGTTCCACCCGCTCTATGCCGGCCGCTTCGCCATGGGCCTTGCCGACCTCGGCCCCGACGCGCCGGGCATCATCGCCACCCAGTCGACCCACAAGCAGCTGGCGAGCTTCTCGCAGGCCTCCCAGATCCACATGAAGGACCGGCACATCACCGGCCAGAAGCGGCGGGTGGAGCACCGGCGCTTCAACGAGAGCTTCATGCAGCACGCCTCCACCTCGCCCTTCTATCCCTTGTTCGCCTCCCTCGACGTGGGCGCGCAGATGATGAAGGGCCGGTCCGGTGAAGTGCTGTGGGACGACACCATCCGCCTCGGCATCGAGCTCAGGAAGAAGATCCGAGCCGTGCGCCGCGAGTTCGAGGAGAAGGAGCTTCGCCCCGAGCGCCGCTGGTTCTTCGAGCCGTTCGTGCCGGACCGGGTGGCCATCCCCGACGTGTCGAGCCCCGGCGCGGTGCATGAGGTGCCGTGGGAAAGCGTCGCCACCGATCTCCTCGCCACCAACCCCGCCTTCTGGCACCTGACCCCCGGCGCGTCCTGGCATGGCTTCGAGGGCATGGCGGCGGGTTTCGCCATGACCGACCCCAACAAGCTGACCCTTCTGACCCCCGGCTTCGACCGCGCCACCGGCGCCTATGCCGAGCACGGCATCCCGGCGCCCGTGGTGGCGCAATATCTGCGCGAGAACCGCATCGTCGCCGAGAAGAACGACCTTAATTCCCTGCTGTTCCTGCTCACCCCTGGGGTGGAGGCATCGAAGGCGGGCACGCTCATCTCCGGCCTCGTCGCCTTCAAGAAGCTGCATGACGAGAATGCGCTTCTGGAAGAGGCGATCCCGGAATTTTTCCGCCGTCGTCCCGCCCGCTATGGGGGCGTGCGGCTGCGCGACCTGTGCGGGGAGATGCACCGCTTCTTCCGCGCCGCGAATGTGAGCGCACTCCAGGCCATGCAATTTTCCGCCGCGCACCTGCCGGACATCGCGCTGTCGCCCCACGACGCGGCCCGCTGCCTGGTGCGCAACGACGTGGACTACCTGCCCATCGACGCCATCTCCGGCCGCATCGCGACCACGCCCTTCGTGGTCTATCCGCCGGGCATCGCCACCATCGTGCCGGGCGAGCGGCTGACCGAGCGGGCCAAGCCCATGATCGACTATCTCAAGATGTTCGAAGCGAGCTTCAACACCTTCCCCGGCTTCGACGTGGAGATCCAGGGCCTGTATCGCGAGACGGATGCATCCGGCCGCGTGCGGCTCCATACTTACGTCGTCGCGGAATAG
- a CDS encoding ABC transporter related (PFAM: ABC transporter related~SMART: AAA ATPase~KEGG: bja:blr3357 ABC transporter ATP-binding protein) produces MLEISDLVCGYGQVAALKGISLTVGQGQLVALVGANGAGKSTTLRSISGLVPARGGAIRLEGDDVTRAGPQRMLRLGVAHCPEGRRVFPHMSVADNLAMGAYLRPSDAALRDDYARIYTTFPRLAERRAQMAGTLSGGEQQMLAIGRALMSRPRLVLFDEPSLGLAPNIVEQMFAIIGSIRDAGTTVLLVEQNAFAALELCDYAYLLEAGRIVKSGTGAELIDDPHVRAAYLGS; encoded by the coding sequence ATGCTTGAGATTTCCGATCTCGTCTGCGGCTATGGGCAGGTGGCGGCGCTGAAGGGCATCTCGCTCACCGTCGGCCAGGGCCAGCTCGTCGCGCTGGTGGGCGCCAACGGGGCGGGCAAATCCACCACCCTGCGCTCCATCTCCGGCCTCGTTCCGGCACGCGGCGGCGCCATCCGGCTGGAGGGAGACGATGTCACCCGCGCCGGCCCGCAGCGCATGCTGCGCCTCGGCGTCGCCCATTGCCCGGAAGGCCGGCGGGTGTTCCCGCACATGAGCGTCGCCGACAACCTCGCCATGGGCGCCTACCTGCGCCCGAGCGATGCCGCCCTCCGGGACGACTACGCCCGCATCTACACCACCTTCCCGCGCCTCGCCGAGCGGCGCGCGCAGATGGCGGGCACCCTTTCCGGCGGCGAGCAGCAGATGCTGGCCATCGGCCGGGCGCTCATGTCGCGCCCCCGGCTGGTGCTGTTCGACGAGCCCTCGCTCGGGCTCGCGCCCAACATCGTGGAGCAGATGTTCGCCATCATCGGTTCCATCCGCGATGCCGGCACCACCGTGCTGCTGGTGGAGCAGAACGCCTTCGCGGCACTGGAATTGTGCGACTACGCCTATCTGCTGGAGGCCGGCCGCATCGTGAAGTCCGGCACCGGCGCTGAGCTGATCGACGATCCGCACGTGCGGGCGGCTTATCTCGGCAGCTGA
- a CDS encoding ABC transporter related (PFAM: ABC transporter related~SMART: AAA ATPase~KEGG: bja:blr3356 ABC transporter ATP-binding protein), with product MSTRESTPMSHPAGTAILNVEHVGMRFGGLTAIADLHFDVHAGEIVSLIGPNGAGKTTAFNIMTGFLKPTQGRVLFRGQDLSQTRPNEIARLGLARTFQRTSVFADDTVRDNVLIGLNRHGDVALLDRLFPTPRGRRAEAAVRERAEAILDLVGLAARADEKAGSLSYGEQRLVGFALALAVEPKMLLLDEPVSGMNASETQGFVRLIRKVRDEGVTILLVEHDMPMVMEVSDRIVCLNYGRLIAEGPPAAIRADPNVIEAYLGKSAAKLEHKEPVHA from the coding sequence ATGAGCACGCGTGAGAGCACGCCCATGAGCCATCCTGCGGGCACGGCCATCCTCAATGTGGAGCATGTGGGCATGCGGTTCGGTGGCCTCACCGCCATCGCCGACCTGCATTTCGACGTGCACGCAGGCGAGATCGTGAGCCTCATCGGCCCCAATGGCGCCGGCAAGACCACCGCCTTCAACATCATGACCGGCTTCCTCAAGCCCACCCAGGGTCGGGTGCTGTTTCGCGGGCAGGACCTCTCGCAGACCCGGCCCAACGAGATCGCGCGGCTGGGCCTGGCCCGCACCTTCCAGCGCACCAGTGTGTTCGCCGACGACACGGTGCGTGACAACGTGCTCATCGGCCTCAACCGCCATGGCGACGTGGCGCTGCTCGACCGCCTGTTTCCCACCCCGCGCGGCCGGCGCGCGGAAGCCGCGGTGCGCGAGCGGGCCGAGGCCATCCTCGACCTCGTGGGCCTTGCCGCCCGCGCCGACGAGAAGGCGGGATCGCTGTCCTACGGCGAGCAGCGCCTGGTGGGCTTCGCTTTGGCGCTGGCGGTGGAGCCGAAGATGCTGCTGCTGGACGAGCCGGTGTCGGGCATGAACGCCTCCGAGACCCAGGGTTTCGTGCGGCTCATCCGCAAGGTGCGGGACGAGGGCGTCACCATCCTGCTGGTGGAACACGACATGCCCATGGTGATGGAAGTCTCCGACCGCATCGTCTGCCTCAACTACGGACGCCTGATCGCGGAAGGCCCGCCGGCGGCGATCCGCGCCGATCCCAATGTGATCGAGGCCTATCTGGGCAAGAGCGCCGCCAAGCTGGAGCATAAGGAGCCGGTCCATGCTTGA
- a CDS encoding inner-membrane translocator (PFAM: inner-membrane translocator~KEGG: bja:blr3355 ABC transporter permease protein) has protein sequence MTRFIAPLFLVVFALVPLGLKDPYLLNALIITGILTICAMSLNLLLGFTGQLSLGHVAFFGIGAYVSALTALGFDVSLPFGLRVTHEGGSPLMGFVLAVGLTGLCGYLIGRLSFRVRGAYFVIVTISFAEVVRLVALNWVELTQGPLALTAIPNMVLPVPGLGDVALRSKMQNYYLVLAVAAVSYLIIARLVASRFGRAMRGLKENESLALSLGINATRTLTVAATISAAMAGAAGSLYAHYIRIIDPDVFLFSYTVTMVIMVVSGGKGTLAGPLVGGILFGLLPVALRPVMAPEAQWIVYGAILIAILFLMPRGIVPALESLALRRRPAAAEAKIPAKNAEAGANP, from the coding sequence ATGACGCGCTTCATCGCCCCCCTCTTCCTCGTGGTCTTCGCCCTGGTCCCGCTCGGGCTCAAGGACCCCTATCTGCTCAATGCCCTCATCATCACGGGCATCCTCACCATCTGCGCCATGAGCCTGAACCTGCTGCTCGGCTTCACCGGGCAGCTCAGCCTCGGGCACGTGGCCTTCTTCGGCATCGGCGCCTATGTGAGCGCGCTCACCGCTCTGGGCTTCGACGTGAGCCTGCCGTTCGGTCTGCGGGTGACCCACGAGGGCGGATCGCCGCTGATGGGCTTCGTGCTGGCCGTCGGCCTTACGGGACTGTGCGGCTATCTCATCGGCCGGCTGTCGTTCCGGGTGCGGGGCGCCTATTTCGTCATCGTCACCATCTCGTTCGCCGAGGTGGTGCGGCTGGTGGCGCTGAACTGGGTGGAGCTGACGCAGGGCCCGCTCGCCCTCACCGCCATCCCCAACATGGTGCTGCCGGTGCCCGGCCTCGGCGACGTGGCGCTGCGCTCCAAGATGCAGAACTACTACCTGGTGCTGGCGGTGGCGGCGGTGAGCTATCTCATCATCGCCCGGCTGGTGGCCTCGCGCTTCGGCAGGGCCATGCGCGGGCTGAAGGAGAACGAATCCCTCGCCCTCTCCCTCGGCATCAACGCCACCCGCACCCTCACCGTGGCGGCCACCATCTCCGCCGCCATGGCCGGGGCGGCGGGCAGCCTCTATGCCCATTACATCCGCATCATCGATCCGGACGTGTTCCTGTTCTCCTACACCGTCACCATGGTCATCATGGTGGTGTCGGGCGGCAAGGGCACGCTGGCCGGCCCGCTGGTGGGCGGCATCCTGTTCGGCCTGCTGCCGGTGGCGCTGCGGCCGGTGATGGCGCCGGAAGCGCAATGGATCGTCTACGGCGCCATCCTCATCGCCATCCTGTTCCTGATGCCACGGGGCATCGTGCCGGCTCTGGAGAGCCTCGCCCTCCGCCGCAGGCCGGCGGCCGCCGAGGCCAAGATCCCGGCAAAGAACGCCGAAGCGGGAGCCAACCCATGA
- a CDS encoding inner-membrane translocator (PFAM: inner-membrane translocator~KEGG: bja:blr3354 ABC transporter permease protein) → MDQLLQHILNALVLGGTYALLGIGLTLIFGIMNVVNFTHGALYTFGGYAMYLAAVALGLNFFVALPVALVAGLLLGAFIEFTLLRPLRRSDIDTTMLVMIGAGIIMQSGTLWIFGGVAKAVPTPFPAQPLVIGPVSLSYVNLFVLAAAVALIAITYFTINGTRLGRAMRATFQDHDTAALMGVNVSLIYTATFAIGSALAAAAGALLGPVYVVTPQMGELAAVKAFAIVILGGLGSISGATIGGFILAFAEELGAGYISSGYRDAMGFLIIIAVLLVKPTGLFARAERIG, encoded by the coding sequence ATGGACCAATTGCTGCAACACATCCTGAACGCGCTGGTGCTGGGTGGCACCTATGCGCTGCTGGGCATCGGCCTCACCTTGATCTTTGGCATCATGAACGTGGTGAACTTCACCCACGGCGCGCTCTACACCTTTGGCGGCTACGCCATGTATCTGGCGGCGGTGGCGCTGGGCCTCAACTTCTTCGTCGCGCTCCCCGTGGCGCTGGTGGCGGGCCTGCTGCTCGGGGCCTTCATCGAATTCACGCTGCTGCGGCCGCTGCGCCGCTCCGACATCGACACCACCATGCTGGTGATGATCGGCGCCGGCATCATCATGCAGTCGGGCACGCTTTGGATCTTCGGTGGCGTCGCCAAGGCGGTGCCGACCCCGTTCCCGGCGCAGCCGCTGGTCATCGGGCCGGTGTCCTTGTCCTACGTGAACCTGTTCGTGCTGGCGGCGGCGGTCGCCCTCATCGCCATCACCTATTTCACCATCAACGGCACGCGGCTCGGCCGCGCCATGCGCGCCACCTTCCAGGACCACGACACTGCGGCGCTGATGGGAGTGAACGTCTCCCTCATCTACACCGCCACCTTCGCCATCGGCTCGGCGCTGGCGGCGGCGGCCGGGGCGCTCCTGGGGCCGGTCTATGTGGTGACCCCGCAGATGGGCGAGCTGGCGGCTGTGAAGGCCTTCGCCATCGTCATCCTCGGCGGGCTCGGCTCCATCTCCGGGGCGACCATCGGCGGCTTCATCCTCGCCTTCGCCGAGGAGCTGGGCGCCGGCTACATCTCCTCGGGCTATCGCGACGCCATGGGCTTCCTCATCATCATCGCGGTGCTGCTGGTGAAGCCCACCGGCCTGTTCGCCCGCGCGGAGCGGATCGGATGA
- a CDS encoding Extracellular ligand-binding receptor (PFAM: Extracellular ligand-binding receptor~KEGG: bja:blr3353 ABC transporter substrate-binding protein) yields MMISRRTTLAALAFSLLAGTAMAADTIKIGVNEPLTGAFAASGTYVVNGAKIAADEINAKGGVLGKKIELVIEDNKSNPTEAASVAEKLITSDKVPVLMGSWGSSLTLATMPKLEEYQVPMLVETSSSGKITTSGNPFIFRISPPSSVEADAFEPIAKKLGLKKVDFLVINNDWGRGAAADFSKMLKANGVEVGLTETMDQSAQDMSAQLSKLKASDADTIMVTSAVDQLTLLFKQMAALGLKKRVITTGGSQNPDQIIAQAGPAADNTMHLTTFLPWWPEKTPNPEATAYFLGEWKKRGFEFAGATESFRGYDGIRTVAAAIAAGGGTDPASIQKGFWKVDMVGLNGPIKFAKSGPAGKESGQSKPNVYLIEITDGKVKQVQLGG; encoded by the coding sequence ATGATGATTTCGCGCAGGACGACACTCGCGGCCCTCGCCTTCAGCCTCCTCGCCGGCACGGCGATGGCCGCCGACACCATCAAGATCGGCGTCAACGAGCCCCTCACCGGCGCCTTCGCGGCCTCCGGCACCTATGTGGTGAACGGCGCCAAGATCGCCGCCGACGAGATCAACGCCAAGGGTGGCGTGCTTGGCAAGAAGATCGAGCTCGTCATCGAGGACAACAAGAGCAACCCCACCGAGGCTGCCTCGGTGGCGGAAAAGCTCATCACCTCCGACAAGGTGCCGGTGCTGATGGGCTCCTGGGGCTCCAGCCTGACGCTGGCCACCATGCCGAAGCTGGAGGAATACCAGGTACCCATGCTGGTGGAGACCTCCTCCTCCGGCAAGATTACCACCTCCGGCAATCCCTTCATCTTCCGCATCTCGCCGCCGTCCTCGGTGGAGGCCGATGCGTTCGAGCCCATCGCCAAGAAGCTCGGGCTGAAGAAGGTGGACTTCCTCGTCATCAACAATGACTGGGGTCGCGGCGCCGCCGCCGACTTCTCCAAGATGCTGAAGGCCAACGGCGTGGAGGTCGGCCTGACCGAGACCATGGACCAGTCGGCCCAGGACATGAGCGCCCAGCTCTCCAAGCTGAAGGCCTCCGATGCCGACACCATCATGGTGACCAGCGCCGTGGACCAGCTGACCCTGCTGTTCAAGCAGATGGCCGCCCTCGGCCTGAAGAAGCGCGTCATCACCACCGGCGGCTCGCAGAACCCGGACCAGATCATCGCCCAGGCGGGACCTGCGGCCGACAACACCATGCACCTCACCACCTTCCTGCCCTGGTGGCCGGAGAAGACCCCGAACCCCGAGGCCACCGCCTATTTCCTCGGCGAGTGGAAGAAGCGCGGCTTCGAGTTTGCCGGCGCCACCGAGAGCTTCCGCGGCTATGACGGCATCCGCACCGTGGCGGCTGCCATCGCGGCCGGCGGCGGCACCGATCCCGCCTCCATCCAGAAGGGTTTCTGGAAGGTCGACATGGTGGGCCTCAACGGCCCCATCAAGTTCGCCAAGAGCGGCCCGGCCGGCAAGGAGAGCGGCCAGTCGAAGCCCAACGTGTACCTGATCGAGATCACCGACGGGAAGGTGAAGCAGGTTCAGCTCGGCGGCTGA
- a CDS encoding (2Fe-2S)-binding domain protein (PFAM: ferredoxin; [2Fe-2S]-binding domain protein; carbon monoxide dehydrogenase subunit G~KEGG: bja:blr3352 putative carbon monoxide dehydrogenase small chain): protein MNALPRPEGTALGASPMITLTLNGRSVAATAEARTNLADLVRDTLNLTGTHIGCEHGVCGACTILVDGEPARACISFAAACQGADVVTIEGLDDDAVTAELRAAFNREHALQCGFCTPGMLVSARDLVLRLPEADEARIRLGLAGNLCRCTGYAGIVKAVASVIAARRAQGIGPLTAERRLGPVGARAGGATAIAVPLANVAALAAPAAEPLALGETFIPANSFDQGFEVPFPPADVFAFFGRIEDVAACLPGAVIDAMPSADLVEGGMRVKLGPIGTTFRGTARIRRDEATSSGTIHGAGGDGRSRTEGEIRYRVLPGTTPGSACVALSVGYTLKGPLAQFGRPGLVREVAGRLIADFAANLEARLSGAPAPAATGPGLNPLKLLTALISQKLGALWHRIRPAS, encoded by the coding sequence TGGTGCGGGACACGCTGAACCTCACCGGCACCCACATTGGCTGCGAGCATGGGGTGTGCGGCGCCTGCACCATCCTGGTGGACGGCGAGCCGGCCCGCGCCTGCATCTCGTTTGCCGCCGCCTGCCAGGGCGCGGACGTGGTCACCATCGAGGGGCTCGACGATGACGCGGTGACCGCAGAGCTGCGCGCCGCCTTCAATCGTGAGCACGCCCTGCAATGCGGTTTCTGCACGCCGGGCATGCTGGTCTCGGCCCGCGACCTGGTGCTGCGCCTGCCGGAAGCGGACGAGGCGCGCATCCGCCTCGGTCTTGCGGGCAACCTGTGCCGCTGCACGGGTTATGCCGGCATCGTCAAGGCGGTGGCCTCGGTCATCGCCGCGCGGCGGGCGCAGGGCATCGGCCCGCTTACGGCCGAACGGCGGCTCGGGCCGGTGGGCGCGCGGGCCGGCGGGGCGACGGCAATCGCCGTTCCACTGGCGAACGTGGCCGCCCTCGCAGCGCCGGCTGCGGAACCACTCGCCCTCGGCGAAACCTTCATCCCCGCCAACAGCTTCGATCAGGGCTTTGAGGTACCGTTCCCGCCCGCCGACGTTTTCGCCTTCTTCGGCAGGATCGAGGACGTGGCGGCCTGCCTGCCCGGCGCGGTCATCGACGCCATGCCGTCCGCCGATCTGGTGGAGGGCGGCATGCGGGTGAAGCTCGGCCCCATCGGCACCACCTTCCGCGGCACCGCCCGCATCCGCCGCGACGAGGCCACCTCCAGCGGCACCATCCACGGCGCCGGAGGGGACGGCCGCTCGCGCACCGAGGGCGAGATCCGCTATCGCGTCCTGCCCGGCACGACCCCCGGCTCGGCCTGCGTGGCGCTCAGCGTGGGCTACACGCTGAAAGGCCCGCTCGCCCAGTTCGGCCGGCCGGGCCTCGTGCGCGAGGTGGCGGGCCGGCTCATCGCCGATTTCGCCGCAAATCTTGAGGCCCGCCTTTCCGGCGCGCCGGCGCCGGCGGCGACAGGCCCCGGCCTCAACCCGCTCAAGCTGCTGACAGCCCTGATTTCCCAAAAGCTCGGCGCCCTGTGGCACCGCATCCGCCCCGCTTCCTGA